A region from the Acidiferrobacter sp. SPIII_3 genome encodes:
- a CDS encoding EVE domain-containing protein, with translation MAYWLFKSEPSSFSLEDLMARDAPEPWSGVRNFQARNFMRAMRPGDLGFFYHSSCAAPAIVGEVEVTRASYPDHTARDPDDHHYDPRAIANPELWSMVDVAFRERYPVPVTLARLKDCPALAGMRLLARGNRLSVLPVTEDEWRIIQALARAP, from the coding sequence ATGGCCTATTGGCTCTTCAAGAGTGAACCGAGTTCGTTTTCCCTCGAAGACCTGATGGCGCGCGATGCCCCCGAGCCCTGGAGCGGGGTGCGGAACTTCCAGGCGCGCAATTTCATGCGCGCCATGCGGCCCGGCGACCTCGGGTTTTTTTATCATTCGAGCTGCGCTGCGCCCGCGATCGTGGGGGAGGTCGAGGTCACGCGCGCCTCTTACCCAGACCACACCGCCCGGGATCCGGACGACCACCACTATGATCCGCGGGCGATCGCAAACCCGGAGCTCTGGTCCATGGTCGACGTCGCCTTCCGCGAGCGCTACCCGGTCCCGGTGACCTTGGCCCGCCTCAAGGATTGTCCGGCGCTTGCCGGCATGCGCCTCCTGGCGCGCGGCAACCGGCTGTCGGTCCTGCCCGTGACCGAAGACGAGTGGCGGATCATCCAGGCGCTCGCCCGCGCCCCATGA
- a CDS encoding glutathione S-transferase family protein → MRFYHFWFEPASERVRLALGAKAIEHQRIIPDYDDDETFFEIGVARQAPVLLWDDGRVQTDSQVILRALDAYRPDPSLFGPLQDAQWQALQAWRAKAAGLLERLHAPVRPAYRGLGDHPSHLASYKASVAARFGASLEELANDRYGAYAQLDALTQFKELGAFLAQHRFYAGTFSAADVLLTADLFALQLQDGITLPIDIMYYFERVQDVCGVGLRDGLIGG, encoded by the coding sequence ATGAGGTTCTATCACTTCTGGTTCGAGCCGGCCTCCGAGCGTGTGCGGCTCGCGCTCGGGGCCAAGGCCATCGAACACCAGCGCATCATCCCCGATTATGACGACGACGAGACCTTTTTTGAGATCGGCGTGGCCCGGCAGGCGCCGGTGTTGCTGTGGGACGACGGGCGCGTTCAGACCGATTCGCAGGTGATCCTGCGCGCGCTCGATGCCTATCGGCCCGACCCGTCGCTCTTTGGTCCCCTGCAGGATGCGCAGTGGCAGGCCTTGCAGGCATGGCGCGCGAAGGCCGCGGGTCTTCTGGAGAGGCTCCATGCCCCCGTGCGCCCGGCGTACCGGGGCCTCGGCGATCACCCCTCCCATCTCGCCTCGTACAAGGCCTCGGTAGCGGCGCGTTTTGGCGCAAGCCTGGAGGAGTTGGCCAACGATCGCTATGGGGCCTATGCGCAACTCGACGCCTTGACCCAGTTCAAGGAGTTGGGGGCCTTCCTCGCCCAGCATCGGTTCTATGCGGGGACGTTTTCGGCGGCCGACGTGCTGCTTACCGCGGACCTCTTTGCGTTGCAGCTTCAAGACGGCATCACGCTGCCGATCGACATCATGTATTATTTCGAACGCGTTCAGGACGTCTGCGGGGTCGGCCTGCGCGACGGACTCATCGGCGGTTGA
- a CDS encoding cell division protein ZapA, with product MTGHKETIHISVLGKEFAVSCPEDEREALIKAARYVDLRMQEGQRGGRTVSMERHAVMAALNMAYELLRLREQSVSTSAEWIKRVEGLTDKVEQVLRDELKERP from the coding sequence ATGACGGGCCATAAGGAGACGATCCATATCTCCGTGCTCGGCAAGGAGTTCGCGGTGTCCTGTCCGGAGGATGAGCGGGAGGCCTTGATCAAGGCGGCCCGTTATGTCGACCTGCGCATGCAGGAAGGCCAGCGTGGCGGCCGGACGGTCAGCATGGAGCGGCACGCCGTCATGGCGGCCCTCAACATGGCGTATGAGTTGCTGCGGTTGCGCGAACAGTCGGTGTCGACGTCGGCGGAGTGGATCAAACGCGTCGAGGGACTTACCGACAAGGTGGAGCAGGTTTTACGAGACGAGTTAAAGGAGCGGCCTTGA
- a CDS encoding UPF0149 family protein: protein MHDDLSYDTWTMMLGQADVALGASEAHGVMVGLICAGRADDDRAIAALGANETDPDLRDGLESARRRIGEALAEGGLGLEPLLPDDERPAVQRSRALIEWCRGFVTGFYFHDRDTGANDHPEIVAEALTDIGDLAEASGTVGESDLSELVEYLRVAVQLIYDEIAG from the coding sequence ATGCATGATGACCTCTCGTACGACACATGGACGATGATGCTGGGGCAGGCCGACGTCGCGCTCGGGGCATCGGAGGCCCATGGCGTCATGGTCGGCCTGATATGCGCGGGGCGGGCCGATGACGATAGGGCGATCGCGGCGCTGGGGGCGAACGAAACCGACCCCGACCTGCGCGATGGCCTTGAGAGCGCGCGCCGCCGGATCGGCGAGGCCCTCGCCGAGGGCGGGCTCGGACTTGAGCCCTTGCTGCCGGACGACGAGCGCCCGGCCGTGCAACGCAGCCGGGCGCTTATCGAATGGTGCCGGGGCTTTGTGACCGGGTTTTATTTTCATGACCGTGACACGGGGGCGAACGATCACCCCGAGATCGTGGCCGAGGCCTTGACCGATATCGGCGACCTCGCGGAGGCCAGCGGAACCGTCGGCGAGTCGGACTTAAGCGAACTCGTCGAATATCTGCGGGTCGCGGTGCAGTTGATCTACGACGAGATCGCCGGGTGA
- a CDS encoding aminopeptidase P N-terminal domain-containing protein: MIPMDKNAFRRRRAEFMGLMGEAVAIIPTSPVRARNGDVEYLFRPDSDFYYLTHFPEPEAVAVLIPGRAQGEFLLFCRDRDPDKEQWQGRRAGPEGAVSQYGADDAFPIDDIDDILPGLLEDRRRVYYSMGRHPEFDGHVLEWVNEVRAKARSGIAAPEEFVDPNHILHEMRLTKRPEEIALMRHAAAVGVEGHRRAIRGCAPGLFEYELEAELLYAFRKGGSQYPSYPPIVASGANACILHYTENDAPLKDGTLVLIDAGCEIDGYASDITRTFPVGARFSPEQRALYDIVLAAHGAALTAIAPGREWPAAHEAAVKVLTQGLLDLKLLHGAVDELIENGAYKRFYMHRTGHWLGLDVHDVGDYKVGGAPRVLEAGMVTTVEPGLYVPGSDDIPERFRNIGIRIEDDVLVTKNGYEILSHDLPRRAEDIEALRAEGL; this comes from the coding sequence ATGATCCCCATGGACAAAAATGCCTTCAGGCGCCGGCGCGCCGAATTCATGGGTCTCATGGGCGAGGCCGTAGCGATCATACCGACATCGCCCGTGCGCGCGCGCAACGGCGATGTGGAATACCTCTTCCGCCCCGACAGCGACTTCTATTATCTGACACACTTCCCCGAGCCCGAGGCCGTGGCGGTCTTGATCCCCGGGCGGGCCCAGGGCGAGTTCCTGCTTTTTTGCCGGGACCGGGACCCGGACAAGGAGCAGTGGCAAGGGCGACGCGCCGGCCCCGAGGGGGCGGTCTCCCAATACGGGGCCGACGACGCCTTCCCCATAGACGACATAGACGACATCCTTCCAGGTCTCCTTGAGGACCGGCGTCGCGTCTACTACAGCATGGGCCGCCATCCGGAATTCGATGGCCACGTCCTCGAGTGGGTCAATGAGGTCCGCGCCAAGGCACGGTCGGGGATCGCGGCGCCCGAGGAGTTCGTCGACCCAAACCATATCCTCCATGAGATGCGGCTTACGAAACGCCCCGAGGAGATTGCGCTCATGCGCCACGCCGCGGCGGTCGGTGTCGAGGGACACAGGCGCGCCATCCGGGGATGCGCCCCGGGGCTCTTTGAATACGAACTCGAGGCCGAGCTTCTCTACGCCTTCCGCAAGGGTGGCTCCCAATATCCCTCGTACCCGCCGATAGTGGCGAGCGGGGCCAACGCGTGCATCCTTCATTACACCGAAAACGACGCGCCGCTGAAGGACGGCACGCTCGTATTGATCGATGCCGGCTGCGAGATCGACGGCTACGCGTCGGATATCACCCGGACCTTCCCGGTGGGGGCCAGGTTTAGTCCCGAACAGCGCGCGCTCTATGACATCGTGCTTGCCGCGCATGGCGCGGCGCTGACCGCCATAGCGCCGGGTCGCGAGTGGCCGGCCGCGCACGAGGCCGCGGTCAAGGTCCTGACGCAGGGCCTGCTCGACCTGAAACTTTTGCACGGTGCGGTTGATGAGCTGATCGAAAACGGCGCTTACAAGCGTTTTTACATGCATAGAACCGGCCACTGGCTGGGTCTCGATGTGCATGACGTGGGGGATTACAAGGTCGGCGGGGCGCCTCGCGTCCTGGAAGCGGGGATGGTGACGACGGTCGAGCCGGGCCTCTATGTTCCGGGAAGCGACGATATACCGGAACGCTTCCGGAATATCGGGATCCGTATCGAGGATGACGTCCTGGTCACGAAAAACGGCTACGAGATCCTAAGCCACGACCTGCCAAGGCGTGCCGAGGACATCGAGGCATTGCGGGCCGAAGGCTTGTGA
- a CDS encoding 5-formyltetrahydrofolate cyclo-ligase, translated as MNDKHGLRRSLRECRRAVGARARAVSAQHVARRGLPLLRRAHHVGIYWPVGSELDPRPLARALMRVHRAVYLPVADHRPGRPLAFVPWRPPLAPGPLHVPEPRWGRRMRARRLDAVLVPLVGFDARGWRLGQGGGHYDRTFGFVRKARGRPVLIGLAYECQRLTQAPREGHDVRLHAVLTERRLYRAQDAVA; from the coding sequence ATGAATGACAAACACGGTTTGCGGCGCAGTCTGCGCGAATGCCGCAGGGCGGTGGGTGCGCGCGCGCGCGCGGTGAGCGCGCAGCACGTGGCGCGGCGCGGCCTGCCGCTCCTGCGTCGGGCGCATCATGTCGGGATCTATTGGCCGGTCGGTTCGGAACTCGATCCGCGACCGCTGGCGCGCGCCCTCATGCGCGTTCATCGCGCCGTCTATCTGCCGGTCGCGGACCATCGCCCTGGGCGTCCCCTGGCATTCGTTCCCTGGCGGCCACCGTTGGCGCCGGGGCCGTTACATGTACCAGAGCCGCGTTGGGGACGCCGGATGCGCGCGCGGCGACTCGACGCCGTGCTGGTGCCATTGGTCGGGTTCGATGCCCGCGGATGGCGTCTCGGCCAGGGCGGCGGCCATTACGACCGGACCTTTGGTTTCGTGCGCAAGGCGCGGGGGCGTCCGGTCTTGATCGGATTGGCTTACGAATGCCAGCGACTGACGCAGGCGCCGCGCGAGGGGCACGATGTGCGCCTCCATGCGGTATTGACCGAACGGCGACTCTATCGCGCACAGGATGCAGTGGCATGA
- a CDS encoding TIGR00282 family metallophosphoesterase, with product MNILFIGDVVGDAGRRVLLARLPVLQERFKIDLTIVNIENAAGGFGVTDKILRECLAHKIDVLSTGNHVFDKREALELVGREPRLLRPHNYPVGTPGSGWYVGKTRAGEPFAVLNVMGTAFMHPVLDCPFACARTALETRPEAVKAVLVDCHAETTSEKMAMGWFLDGQVSAVVGTHTHVPTADERILPAGTAYISDVGMTGCYDSVIGMNKDKVLRRMVQKLPERLEAAEGRATLCGVVIEVDTKTGRSRGIQRLSVRED from the coding sequence ATGAATATCTTGTTTATCGGCGATGTCGTCGGCGATGCCGGACGCCGGGTGTTGTTGGCAAGGCTCCCGGTCCTCCAGGAGCGCTTCAAGATCGATCTTACGATCGTGAACATCGAGAACGCCGCCGGCGGTTTTGGGGTGACCGACAAGATCCTGCGCGAGTGCCTCGCTCACAAGATCGACGTTTTGAGCACCGGAAACCACGTCTTTGACAAGCGCGAGGCGCTGGAGCTGGTGGGCCGCGAGCCGCGCTTGTTGCGGCCTCACAACTATCCGGTGGGCACCCCGGGGAGTGGCTGGTATGTGGGGAAGACGCGCGCCGGCGAGCCGTTCGCGGTCCTGAACGTCATGGGTACGGCCTTCATGCATCCGGTGCTCGATTGTCCATTCGCGTGCGCCAGGACCGCGCTTGAGACAAGGCCCGAGGCCGTGAAGGCGGTACTCGTGGATTGCCACGCCGAAACGACGAGCGAGAAGATGGCCATGGGCTGGTTTCTGGATGGACAGGTGAGTGCGGTGGTGGGCACGCACACCCACGTCCCGACCGCCGATGAGCGCATCCTGCCGGCGGGTACGGCCTACATCTCGGATGTCGGCATGACCGGCTGCTATGACTCCGTGATCGGCATGAATAAGGACAAGGTGCTGCGGCGCATGGTGCAGAAGCTGCCCGAGCGGCTTGAGGCCGCCGAGGGTCGGGCGACGCTGTGCGGGGTCGTCATAGAGGTCGACACCAAGACCGGCCGTAGCCGTGGCATCCAGCGCCTGAGCGTGCGCGAGGACTGA